One genomic window of Anaeromyxobacter diazotrophicus includes the following:
- a CDS encoding HD family phosphohydrolase → MENPDPSRQPPGWAARLARAVRGGALLEALLVALLAGGSAWLLAPGALTQRTPGDDALGTPALGNYKAARDYEVVDEEATREQRAAAVAAERPVFDWDESAPEVAALRIRDAFTLARDGLAEARLRHGEGRRREGARELQRAALAERAAFEARLGVRLSDADYQALAAARFDAQLEAPLIALAGHALSGKVVEDRRALAQAHERGIVARTLRHGVAQGEHLLLDPAVIRDLDEARVDAQRAADALPAPVTPGLRAALGRAAVALAQPTLVFDLAETAARQRDAADRVKPVAVHVRRGEKIVGDGEVIERRHLLLFRGIREQTRPADVVLVRLGAGLLVGVLLVLLWRYARRNVAGFHPTRKDALLLAVTLLGATALAAAGLGVGDALHDRFPRFSPETFFYLVPFAAGTLLVRSVLSAEVALLFAVASAALVGLVASNSLFLAVHALLTSVAASGLVARARDRAGLFRVGAAVGTLGALLVLATHLFTGRALSEAVAPALAAAASGAVLLPMVAVGSLPLVEWAFGYLTDVKLLELANLNHPALKDLIVQAPGTYHHAVIMGSLVEAAAQRIGAHALLARVCAYYHDLGKIRNPLYFAENQRGENRHEQLAPSMSALIVKRHVTDGLELARHWGLPRAVADAIPQHHGTRLVSFFWAKAQQRRGDGEAAALDEALFRYAGPKPQTREIALVMIADACEASARALPDPTPERLRVLVHRRINEIFSEGQLDDCELTLKDLNAIAAAMVGALAAVYHDRPGYGDNEAAPAAEPTPGGLQLLGSERRGP, encoded by the coding sequence GTGGAGAACCCCGATCCCTCGCGGCAGCCCCCCGGCTGGGCGGCGCGGCTCGCCCGCGCCGTGCGCGGCGGCGCGCTGCTCGAGGCCCTGCTCGTCGCCCTGCTCGCCGGGGGCTCGGCCTGGCTGCTCGCCCCCGGCGCGCTGACCCAGCGCACGCCCGGCGACGACGCGCTCGGCACGCCGGCGCTCGGCAACTACAAGGCGGCCCGCGACTACGAGGTGGTGGACGAGGAGGCGACGCGCGAGCAGCGCGCCGCCGCCGTCGCCGCGGAGCGGCCGGTCTTCGACTGGGACGAGAGCGCGCCGGAGGTGGCCGCGCTGCGCATCCGCGACGCCTTCACCCTGGCGCGCGACGGCCTGGCGGAGGCGCGGCTGCGCCACGGCGAGGGCCGGCGGCGGGAGGGCGCGCGCGAGCTGCAGCGGGCAGCGCTCGCCGAGCGGGCCGCCTTCGAGGCGCGCCTCGGCGTCCGCCTCTCCGACGCGGACTACCAGGCGCTCGCCGCCGCGCGCTTCGACGCCCAGCTCGAGGCGCCGCTCATCGCGCTCGCCGGCCACGCGCTCTCGGGCAAGGTGGTGGAGGACCGCCGCGCGCTGGCGCAGGCCCATGAGCGGGGCATCGTGGCGCGCACGCTGCGCCACGGCGTCGCGCAGGGCGAGCACCTGCTGCTCGACCCGGCGGTGATCCGGGACCTCGACGAGGCGCGGGTGGACGCGCAGCGCGCCGCGGACGCGCTCCCCGCGCCGGTGACGCCCGGCCTGCGCGCGGCGCTCGGGCGCGCCGCCGTGGCGCTCGCGCAGCCGACCCTGGTCTTCGACCTGGCCGAGACGGCCGCGCGCCAGCGCGACGCCGCCGACCGGGTGAAGCCGGTGGCGGTGCACGTGCGGCGCGGGGAGAAGATCGTCGGGGACGGCGAGGTGATCGAGCGCCGGCACCTGCTCCTGTTCCGCGGGATCCGGGAGCAGACCCGGCCGGCCGACGTGGTGCTGGTCCGGCTCGGGGCGGGGCTGCTCGTGGGCGTGCTGCTGGTGCTGCTCTGGCGGTACGCGCGCCGCAACGTGGCCGGCTTCCACCCCACCCGCAAGGACGCGCTCCTGCTGGCGGTGACGCTGCTCGGCGCCACCGCGCTCGCCGCAGCGGGCCTCGGCGTCGGCGACGCGCTGCACGATCGCTTCCCGCGCTTCTCGCCCGAGACCTTCTTCTACCTGGTGCCGTTCGCCGCCGGCACGCTGCTCGTCCGGAGCGTGCTCTCGGCCGAGGTGGCGCTGCTCTTCGCCGTCGCGAGCGCCGCGCTGGTGGGGCTGGTGGCCTCCAACTCGCTCTTCCTGGCGGTGCACGCGCTGCTCACCTCGGTCGCCGCGTCGGGGCTGGTGGCGCGGGCGCGCGACCGGGCGGGGCTCTTCCGGGTCGGGGCGGCGGTGGGGACGCTGGGGGCGCTGCTCGTGCTCGCCACCCACCTCTTCACCGGCCGGGCGCTCTCCGAGGCGGTCGCGCCGGCGCTGGCGGCGGCGGCCTCGGGCGCGGTGCTCCTGCCCATGGTGGCGGTCGGGAGCCTGCCGCTCGTGGAGTGGGCCTTCGGCTACCTCACCGACGTGAAGCTGCTCGAGCTCGCCAACCTGAACCACCCGGCGCTGAAGGACCTCATCGTGCAGGCGCCCGGGACGTACCACCACGCCGTCATCATGGGGTCGCTGGTGGAGGCCGCGGCGCAGCGCATCGGGGCGCACGCGCTCCTGGCCCGGGTGTGCGCCTACTACCACGACCTCGGGAAGATCCGGAACCCGCTCTACTTCGCGGAGAACCAGCGCGGCGAGAACCGCCACGAGCAGCTCGCCCCGTCCATGAGCGCGCTCATCGTGAAGCGGCACGTGACCGACGGCCTGGAGCTGGCGCGGCACTGGGGCTTGCCGCGGGCGGTGGCGGACGCCATCCCGCAGCACCACGGCACGCGGCTCGTCTCGTTCTTCTGGGCGAAGGCGCAGCAGCGGCGGGGCGACGGCGAGGCCGCCGCGCTCGACGAGGCGCTGTTCCGCTACGCCGGGCCCAAGCCCCAGACGCGGGAGATCGCGCTCGTCATGATCGCCGACGCCTGCGAGGCCTCGGCGCGGGCGCTGCCCGATCCGACCCCGGAGCGCCTGCGGGTGCTGGTGCACCGGCGCATCAACGAGATCTTCAGCGAGGGGCAGCTCGACGACTGCGAGCTGACGCTCAAGGACCTGAACGCCATCGCCGCGGCGATGGTGGGGGCGCTGGCGGCCGTCTACCACGACCGGCCCGGCTACGGGGACAACGAGGCCGCGCCGGCGGCGGAGCCCACGCCGGGCGGGCTGCAGCTCCTCGGCTCGGAGCGGCGCGGCCCGTGA